The Streptomyces aurantiacus genome includes a region encoding these proteins:
- a CDS encoding hydrophobic protein: protein MVPILLVLLLVLILFGAGFALEILWWIAIAVLVIWLLGFLMRSTSSSGGKSRWYRW from the coding sequence ATGGTTCCCATTCTGCTGGTCCTGCTACTGGTTCTGATTCTCTTCGGAGCCGGGTTCGCGCTGGAGATCCTGTGGTGGATCGCTATCGCCGTGCTCGTCATCTGGCTGCTCGGCTTCCTGATGCGCAGCACCTCGAGTTCGGGAGGCAAGTCGCGTTGGTACAGATGGTGA